A region from the Meiothermus sp. CFH 77666 genome encodes:
- a CDS encoding RuBisCO large subunit C-terminal-like domain-containing protein translates to MHGLEATYQIQSSPDQIEARAEALAIEQSIEMPPSAVRQPEVLREVLARVASIQETEEGYYRVVLRFASQTTAFETAGLLNVLFGNCALQEDVQLVDLALPSELLAAFDGPQFGIEGLRHLAQVHDRPLTCTALKPQGLSPTQLAELAHTFALGGIDIVKDDHGLTNQPYAPFAERVPIIQKAIREANAQTGGHTLYAPMLTGSPKTLLERLQIAKQAGVRVVLVAPMLTGLPAFAELVKDLEMAVLAHPAFAGHRIAPPLMLGKLFRLLGADATIFPNYGGRFAYSTETCMNLAQAARAPWGHLRPTLPVPAGGMTVERVEEMVSFYGPDSMLLIGGNLLAAGDRLLERTQAFVQKVAASVGKI, encoded by the coding sequence ATGCACGGTCTCGAGGCCACCTACCAGATCCAGTCCAGCCCCGACCAGATTGAGGCCAGGGCCGAAGCCCTGGCTATTGAGCAGAGCATCGAGATGCCCCCCTCTGCCGTGCGCCAGCCCGAGGTTCTGCGCGAGGTGCTGGCCCGGGTAGCATCCATCCAGGAAACCGAAGAGGGCTACTACCGGGTGGTTTTGCGCTTTGCCAGCCAGACCACAGCTTTTGAAACCGCGGGCTTGCTCAACGTGTTGTTTGGCAACTGTGCCTTGCAAGAGGACGTGCAACTGGTAGACCTCGCGCTGCCCTCAGAGTTACTGGCGGCATTTGACGGGCCTCAATTTGGAATCGAGGGGCTTCGACACCTTGCCCAGGTACATGACCGGCCCCTCACCTGCACCGCCCTCAAGCCCCAGGGCCTCTCCCCTACCCAACTGGCCGAACTGGCCCATACCTTTGCGCTGGGGGGAATAGATATCGTCAAGGACGACCACGGCCTCACCAACCAGCCCTACGCGCCCTTTGCCGAGCGGGTTCCCATTATCCAGAAGGCCATTAGAGAGGCCAATGCACAAACCGGAGGCCACACCCTGTATGCCCCCATGCTGACGGGTAGCCCCAAAACCCTGCTCGAGCGCCTGCAAATTGCCAAACAAGCGGGGGTTCGGGTGGTGCTGGTAGCCCCGATGCTAACGGGGCTTCCGGCCTTTGCCGAGTTAGTGAAAGACCTGGAAATGGCCGTACTGGCCCACCCTGCCTTCGCAGGCCATCGGATAGCCCCACCCCTGATGCTAGGCAAGCTGTTCCGGCTGCTGGGGGCCGATGCCACCATTTTTCCCAATTATGGTGGGCGATTTGCCTACAGCACCGAGACCTGCATGAACCTGGCCCAGGCTGCCCGGGCTCCCTGGGGACACCTCCGCCCCACCCTGCCGGTTCCGGCTGGGGGCATGACGGTGGAACGGGTCGAGGAGATGGTGAGCTTTTATGGGCCTGATTCCATGTTGCTGATCGGGGGCAACCTGCTGGCGGCAGGAGACAGGTTGCTGGAACGTACCCAGGCTTTCGTACAGAAAGTGGCGGCCAGCGTGGGCAAAATATAG
- a CDS encoding cupin domain-containing protein, which yields MAATRAKTKRAAQGFTWEDVEVLAYKMGEKAPFKNVTRQVLFDDPHLAAQWRYFEVAPGGHTTLERHQHVHAVMVIRGRGACLVGDEVHPIGLHDLITVPPLAWHQFRAAEDEPLGFLCLVNAERDRPELPGPQDLQALRENPQIAAFIRV from the coding sequence ATGGCGGCCACTCGAGCCAAAACCAAGCGGGCTGCCCAGGGCTTCACCTGGGAAGATGTGGAAGTGCTGGCTTATAAAATGGGGGAAAAGGCACCGTTCAAGAACGTAACCCGCCAGGTGCTGTTCGACGACCCCCACCTGGCCGCCCAATGGCGCTACTTTGAGGTAGCGCCGGGGGGACATACCACCCTCGAGCGCCACCAGCACGTACACGCGGTCATGGTTATCCGCGGGCGGGGGGCCTGTCTGGTGGGGGACGAGGTGCATCCGATTGGTCTGCACGACCTGATTACCGTGCCCCCCCTGGCCTGGCATCAGTTCCGCGCTGCTGAAGATGAGCCCCTGGGCTTCTTGTGCCTGGTCAATGCCGAGCGTGACCGGCCCGAGCTGCCAGGCCCCCAGGATCTGCAAGCTTTACGTGAGAACCCCCAGATAGCCGCTTTTATTCGGGTATGA
- a CDS encoding Rab family GTPase, which produces MIQKKICMLGAFAVGKTSLVARYVHGIFSEKYQTTVGVKIDKKVVAVDHQEVSLVLWDLYGEDQFQRVQSFYLRGSSGYLLVADGTRPETLEVVQGIQQRAQEVLGAVPFILMLNKHDLPWAVSEAQLDSLRARGWDLRYTSAKTGEGVEESFEALARKMLEQS; this is translated from the coding sequence GTGATTCAGAAAAAAATCTGCATGCTGGGCGCATTCGCCGTGGGGAAAACCAGCCTGGTCGCACGGTATGTGCACGGTATTTTTTCAGAAAAGTATCAGACCACAGTGGGGGTCAAAATTGACAAGAAAGTGGTCGCGGTGGATCACCAAGAAGTCAGCCTGGTGCTGTGGGATCTCTACGGGGAAGACCAGTTCCAGCGGGTGCAATCGTTTTACTTGCGCGGCAGTTCAGGCTACTTGCTGGTCGCCGATGGCACCCGCCCCGAGACCCTCGAGGTTGTTCAGGGCATTCAGCAGCGCGCCCAGGAGGTACTGGGGGCAGTCCCCTTCATCCTGATGCTCAACAAACACGACCTGCCCTGGGCAGTGAGTGAAGCCCAGCTAGACAGTCTTCGAGCCAGGGGCTGGGATCTCCGCTACACCAGCGCCAAAACGGGGGAGGGGGTTGAGGAGAGCTTCGAGGCGCTTGCCAGGAAAATGCTGGAGCAATCTTAG
- a CDS encoding tetratricopeptide repeat protein, protein MEELEQVIRSGRYEEARSRILAGEEGDADGLAVLLELRDWLRLKEYGKAQKLLEQDGDLIAGYLDVPQAKAAIEAFDQEDESKIAAYLDHPHLGAEAWAALGLVRIRSGNREEARKAFDTALLADPGHYRVKTNLANLTLEAGQTDEAIRMYEEVLKLNPEYPLAHHNLGAAYRKKGQIDKSVYHIKRGQRLQMRPATRPPRSVVPGAAAPLPLPERRPLLGSFGNRWWLWLLVIVVAYWLLNRQP, encoded by the coding sequence ATGGAAGAACTAGAGCAGGTTATCCGTTCGGGGCGGTACGAGGAAGCCCGAAGCCGCATCCTGGCTGGGGAAGAGGGGGATGCCGATGGGCTGGCGGTGTTGCTGGAACTGCGCGACTGGCTGCGGCTGAAAGAGTACGGCAAGGCTCAGAAGCTCCTGGAACAGGATGGCGACCTGATTGCAGGCTACCTGGATGTGCCTCAGGCCAAGGCGGCCATTGAAGCTTTTGACCAGGAAGATGAAAGCAAAATTGCCGCCTACCTCGACCACCCCCACCTGGGCGCCGAGGCCTGGGCTGCGCTGGGCCTGGTGCGTATTCGCAGCGGTAATCGGGAAGAGGCCCGAAAGGCTTTTGATACGGCCCTGCTGGCCGACCCCGGCCATTACCGGGTCAAGACCAACCTGGCCAACCTGACCCTCGAGGCCGGCCAGACCGACGAAGCCATTCGAATGTACGAAGAGGTGCTGAAACTCAACCCCGAGTATCCCCTGGCGCATCACAACCTGGGCGCGGCCTACCGCAAAAAGGGCCAGATTGACAAATCGGTGTACCACATCAAGCGCGGCCAGCGCTTGCAGATGCGCCCTGCGACCCGCCCGCCTCGCTCCGTGGTGCCTGGCGCTGCGGCCCCGTTGCCTTTACCCGAACGCCGCCCCTTACTGGGCAGTTTTGGCAACCGCTGGTGGCTTTGGCTTTTGGTGATTGTGGTGGCGTACTGGTTGTTGAACCGTCAGCCTTGA
- a CDS encoding polysaccharide deacetylase family protein, with amino-acid sequence MARKRKTKPQPSYKPWLALLLAAVLVVQVGYLSGAIQAPQPAPGAATRPAQSPAVAATPAATAQPMSGVEPKPNPSPPLQKPSGRALEETVLITQPSQDPPPEALEQPVRPSAPISRPTPNPQPQPLTEKKPPQPYSSHTGVVRRIVPVGEEKLVALTFDDGPWPDTPAVLEVLRQYGAKATFFWVGLHLQKRPEIAQQVVAEGHAIGNHTWSHRNTPMTPEEAGEEIERTAALIRHTTGLSTTLFRPPGGRLHNGLADYALQQGYTVVQWSVLSKDTEPLEALSIADNVLQGVQPGSIVLLHDGGGDRSKTVEALHTILPALQAQGYRFVTVPELLESSRVAVPNAPSSRLP; translated from the coding sequence GTGGCCCGAAAACGCAAAACCAAGCCCCAGCCCTCCTACAAACCGTGGCTGGCCCTGCTTCTGGCAGCCGTACTGGTGGTGCAGGTGGGTTACTTGAGTGGGGCGATTCAAGCGCCCCAGCCAGCACCTGGGGCTGCTACCAGGCCAGCCCAGAGCCCTGCCGTTGCCGCTACCCCGGCTGCTACAGCCCAGCCAATGTCTGGGGTGGAGCCGAAGCCCAACCCGTCTCCACCGCTTCAAAAGCCTTCAGGCAGGGCGCTTGAGGAAACGGTGCTGATTACCCAGCCCAGCCAGGATCCGCCTCCTGAAGCCCTGGAGCAGCCAGTGCGGCCCTCGGCACCCATCTCGAGGCCCACCCCCAACCCCCAACCCCAGCCCTTAACGGAAAAGAAACCCCCCCAGCCTTACTCATCTCATACCGGGGTCGTACGCCGCATCGTGCCGGTGGGGGAGGAAAAACTGGTGGCCCTGACCTTCGACGATGGCCCCTGGCCCGACACCCCGGCGGTGTTGGAGGTGTTGCGACAGTATGGCGCGAAGGCTACCTTTTTCTGGGTGGGGTTGCACCTGCAAAAGCGGCCCGAGATTGCCCAGCAGGTGGTGGCGGAAGGCCATGCCATTGGCAACCATACCTGGAGCCACCGCAACACCCCCATGACCCCGGAGGAAGCCGGAGAGGAAATTGAGCGTACCGCAGCACTTATCAGGCACACCACGGGCCTTTCTACCACCTTATTCCGGCCTCCTGGGGGCCGCCTGCACAATGGTCTGGCCGATTATGCCTTGCAGCAGGGATATACGGTGGTGCAGTGGTCGGTCTTGAGCAAGGACACGGAGCCGCTCGAGGCGCTTTCTATTGCGGATAACGTGCTTCAGGGGGTTCAGCCCGGCAGCATTGTTTTGCTGCACGATGGTGGGGGGGATCGCAGCAAAACGGTGGAAGCCTTGCACACCATTCTGCCAGCCTTGCAAGCCCAGGGGTATCGGTTTGTGACCGTGCCGGAACTCCTCGAGTCAAGCCGGGTCGCTGTTCCGAACGCACCCTCGAGTCGCCTACCTTGA
- a CDS encoding acyl-CoA carboxylase subunit beta, with amino-acid sequence MADNTRAWMEELLAEMEERRKQIEAGGGPERIKKQHEAGKMTARERIQYLLDEGTFVELQPFAEHPESELMRGVQAPADGVITGYGKVGGRTVFVFSQDFTVLGGSLGKTHGQKIAHVMDMAAKVGAPVIGLNDSAGARIQEGVDSLSGYGEVFYRNAIYSGVVPQISAILGPCAGGAVYSPAITDFVLMSKGNSYMFITGPEVIKSVTREEVTFEQLGGSEVHTAKSGVAHLECEGDQGVLDTIKKLLVYLPQNAKEKPPLKANGDPKNRKTPELLNLVHPDPRRPYNMHQIIQTIVDEGEFLELHPNFAKNIIVGFAHLGGQSIGIVANNPRYMAGALDINASDKAARFIRTCDSFNIPILTLVDVTGFLPGVAQEHQGIIRHGAKMLYAYAEATVPKITLITRKSYGGAYLAMNSRDMGADVVLAWPTGAVAVMGAEGAANIIYRKEIQSSPDPAATRQAKIAEYKKAFDNPYVAAGRGYIDDVIDPTETRRLLIQHLEMLSTKQEERPYKKHGNIPL; translated from the coding sequence ATGGCAGACAACACGCGGGCTTGGATGGAAGAGCTGCTGGCCGAAATGGAAGAGCGACGCAAACAAATCGAAGCGGGCGGCGGGCCAGAACGAATCAAAAAACAACACGAGGCAGGCAAAATGACCGCCCGTGAGCGCATTCAGTATTTGCTCGACGAGGGCACCTTCGTCGAGCTGCAACCCTTTGCTGAGCACCCCGAGAGCGAGCTGATGCGCGGCGTACAAGCACCTGCCGATGGGGTCATTACGGGCTACGGCAAGGTAGGCGGACGCACGGTATTCGTCTTTAGTCAGGATTTTACCGTGCTGGGCGGGAGCCTGGGCAAGACCCACGGACAGAAAATTGCCCACGTTATGGATATGGCCGCCAAGGTGGGCGCTCCGGTAATTGGCCTCAACGACTCGGCGGGGGCCCGCATCCAGGAGGGCGTGGACAGCCTTTCGGGCTATGGCGAAGTGTTTTACCGCAACGCTATTTACTCGGGCGTGGTGCCGCAAATCTCGGCCATTCTGGGCCCTTGTGCAGGCGGGGCCGTATACAGCCCGGCCATCACCGACTTTGTGCTGATGAGCAAGGGCAACAGCTACATGTTCATTACCGGGCCGGAAGTGATTAAGAGCGTGACCCGCGAGGAGGTCACCTTCGAGCAACTGGGGGGTTCGGAGGTGCACACCGCCAAGTCGGGGGTGGCCCACCTCGAGTGCGAAGGCGATCAGGGCGTGCTGGACACCATCAAAAAACTGCTGGTTTATCTTCCTCAAAACGCTAAAGAAAAGCCCCCTCTAAAGGCCAACGGCGACCCCAAAAACCGCAAAACCCCCGAGCTGCTCAACCTCGTACACCCCGACCCGCGCCGCCCCTACAACATGCACCAGATTATCCAGACCATCGTGGACGAAGGCGAGTTTCTGGAACTCCACCCCAACTTTGCCAAAAACATCATTGTGGGCTTTGCCCACCTGGGCGGCCAGAGCATCGGGATTGTGGCCAACAACCCGCGCTACATGGCCGGGGCGCTGGACATCAACGCCTCAGACAAGGCCGCCCGCTTCATTCGCACCTGCGACAGCTTCAACATTCCCATTCTGACCCTGGTGGACGTAACCGGCTTCCTGCCCGGCGTGGCGCAGGAACACCAGGGCATCATCCGCCACGGGGCCAAGATGCTCTACGCCTATGCCGAGGCCACCGTGCCCAAGATTACCCTGATTACCCGCAAGAGCTATGGCGGGGCCTACCTCGCCATGAACTCCCGCGATATGGGCGCGGATGTGGTGCTGGCCTGGCCCACCGGGGCAGTGGCGGTGATGGGCGCCGAAGGGGCTGCCAACATCATCTACCGCAAGGAAATTCAGTCCTCACCCGACCCTGCTGCAACCCGACAAGCCAAAATTGCCGAATACAAAAAAGCCTTCGACAACCCTTATGTGGCGGCTGGGCGGGGCTATATTGACGATGTAATTGACCCGACCGAGACCCGTCGGCTTTTGATCCAGCACCTCGAGATGCTCTCCACCAAGCAAGAAGAACGGCCCTACAAGAAGCACGGGAATATCCCGCTCTAG
- the csaB gene encoding polysaccharide pyruvyl transferase CsaB → MRVGVSGYYGFQNAGDEAILEAIVHEIKARGHEAVVFSHNPGETAQRYGVEAVKRTQPLEVWKALGTLDLLLSGGGGLLQDKTSSLSLWYYLTILGLARRRGKPVYVFNQSLGPLSKRGEQRVRRALRGVPCFFRDEGSLEYGRKLGLEVHLGADPALLLPPPPVEREPNMVVLVPKYGTEEATANLHKLADRLRVEGYEVVILALQPGFDEPVLEKFGSFTRELAWDPRRVSYLLAQAGYVISVRLHGAILAAAAGTPFAGIAYDPKVAGFCRDAGAVYVDLPGDPDLLASAVLTQRQPNWSAIETMKTRARSSFDQVLSSRPQGRVQRSR, encoded by the coding sequence ATGCGCGTGGGGGTCAGCGGGTATTACGGCTTTCAGAATGCGGGCGACGAGGCCATCCTCGAGGCCATTGTGCATGAAATCAAGGCCCGTGGCCACGAGGCCGTGGTGTTTTCCCACAACCCCGGCGAAACCGCCCAGCGCTACGGGGTTGAGGCCGTCAAGCGCACCCAGCCGCTGGAAGTCTGGAAGGCGCTGGGCACCCTGGATCTGCTCTTATCGGGCGGGGGCGGTCTGTTGCAAGACAAGACTTCGAGCCTGAGCCTGTGGTACTACCTGACCATTCTGGGCCTGGCCCGCCGTCGGGGCAAGCCGGTGTATGTGTTCAACCAGTCACTGGGGCCCCTCAGCAAGCGGGGTGAGCAGCGGGTAAGGCGGGCCCTGCGGGGTGTGCCGTGCTTCTTCCGCGATGAAGGCTCGCTCGAGTACGGGCGCAAGCTGGGGCTCGAGGTTCACCTGGGGGCCGACCCGGCCTTGCTCCTGCCCCCCCCGCCGGTAGAGCGCGAGCCCAATATGGTGGTGCTGGTGCCCAAATACGGCACCGAGGAGGCCACCGCCAACCTGCACAAGCTGGCCGACCGGCTGCGGGTAGAGGGCTACGAGGTGGTCATTTTGGCCCTGCAACCGGGCTTCGACGAACCGGTACTGGAAAAGTTCGGCAGCTTCACCCGCGAGCTGGCCTGGGATCCGCGCCGGGTGAGCTACCTGCTGGCCCAGGCGGGCTACGTGATCTCGGTGCGCCTGCACGGGGCCATTCTGGCAGCCGCTGCCGGAACCCCCTTTGCCGGCATCGCCTACGACCCCAAGGTGGCGGGTTTCTGCCGCGACGCCGGCGCGGTGTATGTGGATCTGCCCGGCGACCCCGACCTGCTGGCCTCGGCGGTGCTTACGCAACGCCAGCCCAACTGGAGTGCCATTGAAACCATGAAAACCCGCGCCCGTAGCAGCTTCGACCAGGTGCTCTCCAGCCGACCCCAGGGGCGTGTACAGCGCTCGAGGTAA
- a CDS encoding DUF5693 family protein, with protein sequence MVAAVLSLPALLPRMQAERPGPVVLIMDGEEVADQARFTGQTFLQVMQAYRALGVQGVALYEQTVRNWVSRGLLAYHPANSLQLVYPNAQIRPGWFYLTGPASLLDSLVVRWNIPTERVLIGTQTWLATPVNVDFFPAGYDLALARELKAQGFYLVARPFDHPYRRYDVELIPPEADAVVFAGLDVLGYKDNLEVVASGLQGKPIAWIEGTPQRGFAQLSRTLPVKRLFSIRPEWQDKLTPAETADKFVLAARERGHQLLYLRPYKQPGDTEAFLTILRRDLERSRIPIGTPTARDFSPSPLRFVALVGILAGLGLLALGLPQPWGIPVAVLLTLLALGVARGDAGPLLAAMVFPALGFLERHLPGLRLWLAAVLYSLAGVVFLAALGSTPQSVLGLEPFRGVSLTLVVPPLLVALSFLPAAYRPALNALYNHPLKLGEVAVALLGLAVVGLAVLRRGNDAAPSIVPEWELQLRAFLQDVMVRPRFKEIFAHALAPVALLLPWPTWLKNVLLVLVAVGMGSILNTFSHYHTPLSISFFRVLNGLIIGLLVGLVGVWVVRRLREWWLR encoded by the coding sequence ATGGTGGCGGCAGTGCTGAGCTTGCCGGCCTTGCTGCCGCGGATGCAGGCCGAACGCCCGGGACCGGTGGTGCTCATTATGGACGGCGAGGAGGTGGCCGACCAGGCCCGCTTCACCGGCCAAACCTTCTTACAGGTGATGCAGGCTTACCGAGCCCTGGGGGTGCAGGGGGTTGCGCTATATGAACAGACGGTGCGGAACTGGGTGAGCCGGGGGCTTCTGGCCTACCATCCGGCCAACAGCCTGCAACTGGTCTACCCCAACGCCCAGATCAGGCCCGGGTGGTTTTATCTGACCGGCCCGGCGAGTCTGCTGGATTCCCTCGTGGTGCGGTGGAACATCCCCACCGAGCGGGTGTTGATTGGCACCCAGACCTGGCTGGCCACCCCGGTCAACGTGGACTTTTTCCCGGCAGGTTACGACCTAGCCCTGGCCCGCGAACTCAAGGCCCAGGGCTTTTACCTGGTGGCCCGGCCCTTCGACCATCCCTACCGCAGATACGACGTGGAGCTGATTCCCCCGGAGGCCGATGCGGTGGTTTTTGCAGGGCTGGATGTGCTGGGCTACAAAGACAACCTCGAGGTCGTGGCCTCGGGCCTGCAAGGCAAGCCCATCGCCTGGATCGAGGGCACCCCCCAGCGGGGCTTTGCCCAGCTCAGCCGCACGCTGCCGGTCAAACGGCTCTTTAGCATCCGGCCAGAGTGGCAGGACAAGCTGACCCCCGCCGAAACCGCCGACAAGTTTGTGCTGGCCGCCCGCGAGCGCGGACACCAGTTGCTCTACCTGCGGCCCTACAAGCAACCGGGCGACACCGAGGCTTTTCTGACCATCCTGCGCCGCGATTTGGAACGTTCGCGCATACCCATCGGCACACCCACGGCCCGCGACTTTAGCCCGTCGCCGCTCCGCTTTGTGGCCCTGGTGGGCATTCTGGCGGGGCTGGGCTTGCTGGCCCTGGGGCTGCCGCAGCCCTGGGGCATTCCGGTAGCGGTACTGCTTACCCTGTTGGCCCTGGGGGTAGCCCGAGGAGATGCCGGGCCCCTGCTGGCCGCAATGGTCTTCCCTGCACTGGGCTTCCTCGAGCGCCACCTGCCGGGTTTGCGCTTGTGGTTGGCGGCGGTGCTCTATTCGCTGGCCGGGGTGGTGTTTCTGGCGGCCCTGGGCAGCACCCCCCAGAGCGTGCTGGGCCTCGAGCCTTTCCGAGGGGTCTCGCTGACCCTGGTGGTGCCGCCCCTCTTGGTGGCGCTCTCGTTCTTGCCCGCCGCTTACAGGCCCGCCCTCAACGCGCTGTACAACCATCCCCTGAAGCTCGGTGAGGTGGCGGTGGCGCTCTTGGGGTTGGCGGTGGTGGGGCTCGCAGTGCTGCGCCGGGGCAACGATGCGGCGCCCTCCATTGTGCCGGAGTGGGAGTTGCAGCTTCGGGCCTTTTTGCAGGACGTGATGGTGCGGCCCCGCTTTAAGGAGATTTTCGCCCACGCCCTGGCCCCGGTGGCGCTGCTGCTGCCCTGGCCAACCTGGCTCAAAAACGTGCTGCTGGTGCTGGTGGCGGTGGGAATGGGCTCCATCCTCAACACCTTTTCGCACTACCACACCCCCCTCAGCATCTCCTTTTTCCGGGTGCTCAACGGTCTCATCATTGGCCTCCTGGTGGGACTGGTGGGGGTCTGGGTGGTGCGGCGTCTGCGCGAATGGTGGCTCAGATAG
- the udk gene encoding uridine kinase, producing the protein MIGFVSRAFVIGIAGGTGSGKTTVTEAVINAVGSEHVALLPMDNYYKDNRHLPFEERVKQSYDHPDAFDLELYLSHIRQIVAGQPVSIPVYSFKEYTRAPETIEVKPAPVVVLEGIMLLVDAALRAEMNLKVFVDTDADVRFIRRLQRDILERGRTVESVIQQYLEQVRPMHLSFVEPSKRYADVIIPHGGHNEEALAMLTARVRSLVPAEKSGHGGWL; encoded by the coding sequence ATGATTGGCTTTGTGAGTCGGGCTTTTGTGATTGGTATTGCGGGGGGCACCGGCAGCGGCAAAACCACCGTAACCGAGGCGGTGATTAATGCGGTGGGGTCAGAGCATGTGGCCTTACTGCCGATGGATAACTACTACAAGGACAATCGGCACCTGCCCTTTGAAGAGCGGGTGAAGCAGAGCTACGACCACCCTGACGCCTTTGACCTCGAGCTTTACCTGAGCCATATTCGGCAGATTGTGGCAGGCCAGCCGGTCTCGATTCCGGTGTACTCTTTTAAGGAGTACACCCGGGCCCCCGAGACCATAGAGGTGAAGCCTGCGCCGGTGGTGGTCCTCGAGGGCATCATGCTGCTGGTAGATGCGGCCTTGCGGGCCGAGATGAACCTCAAGGTTTTTGTGGACACCGATGCCGATGTGCGCTTTATCCGACGCTTGCAGCGCGATATTCTCGAGCGGGGCCGCACAGTGGAAAGCGTTATTCAGCAGTACCTGGAGCAGGTGCGCCCCATGCACCTTTCGTTTGTCGAGCCCTCCAAGCGCTATGCCGACGTTATTATTCCCCACGGCGGTCACAACGAAGAGGCCCTGGCCATGCTGACCGCCAGGGTACGGAGCCTGGTTCCTGCAGAAAAATCAGGTCATGGGGGTTGGCTTTGA
- a CDS encoding carbohydrate kinase, producing the protein MIVLTGEVLIDLIGHNLNSRSNLAYTGVLGGSALNTASILARVGAPTRFVSEVGQDFLGDWAIAHIAERKIETRFIQQLPGVPTPLSVAEVDPEGNARFSFYRAFGNTQFSPDSAAMARAKWFHFGSLSAFDPRNSPGIESLLEIALEYDVLVSFDPNLHARPNEAYWEQLRRYMPYVSVFKASLDDARLLFPAAASDPKILLEHLVELGAPVTVLTLGAAGSMAAFRTRMMQVPGVRVHVVDTIGAGDAFTAGLIYGMLKQEIGSRMELLSWDGTQLPVILASSNHLAAITCTVEGASPPEQLLQAWWERYG; encoded by the coding sequence ATGATCGTCTTGACCGGGGAAGTCTTGATTGACCTGATTGGACACAACCTGAATTCCCGCTCTAATCTGGCCTATACCGGCGTTCTGGGAGGTTCAGCCCTGAATACCGCCTCGATCCTGGCTCGAGTGGGTGCACCCACGCGCTTTGTGAGCGAAGTTGGGCAGGATTTTCTGGGGGATTGGGCCATTGCCCACATTGCCGAGCGCAAAATAGAAACCCGTTTTATCCAGCAGCTTCCGGGCGTACCCACCCCCCTGAGCGTGGCCGAGGTAGACCCAGAAGGCAACGCCCGATTCAGCTTTTATCGGGCTTTTGGCAATACCCAGTTCAGCCCCGATAGTGCAGCCATGGCCCGCGCCAAGTGGTTTCACTTTGGCTCCCTCTCGGCTTTCGACCCCCGCAACAGCCCCGGTATCGAAAGCCTGCTGGAGATTGCCCTTGAATACGATGTGCTGGTGAGCTTCGATCCCAACCTACACGCCCGGCCCAATGAAGCCTACTGGGAACAGCTTCGGCGCTACATGCCCTATGTTTCGGTGTTCAAAGCCAGCCTGGACGATGCGCGTCTTTTGTTCCCCGCTGCTGCAAGCGACCCCAAAATTCTGCTCGAGCACCTGGTCGAGCTGGGGGCTCCGGTCACGGTCTTGACCCTGGGCGCCGCAGGTTCGATGGCTGCCTTCCGCACTCGCATGATGCAGGTTCCGGGGGTCAGGGTTCACGTGGTGGATACCATCGGTGCTGGCGATGCTTTCACGGCAGGCCTGATTTACGGCATGTTGAAGCAGGAAATTGGCTCGAGGATGGAATTGCTCTCCTGGGACGGCACCCAGCTTCCGGTAATTCTGGCCTCTTCGAACCACCTCGCCGCCATTACCTGTACGGTGGAGGGCGCCAGTCCGCCCGAGCAGCTCTTGCAAGCCTGGTGGGAGCGTTATGGCTAA